From Myxococcus xanthus, a single genomic window includes:
- the bioF gene encoding 8-amino-7-oxononanoate synthase, whose amino-acid sequence MSDEAVAAAWAREDLEALSERGLRRYLEPLDSPQGPVVRVGGETLVNFSSNDYLGLAASPTVRAAALAAVERYGVGTGASRLVVGDTAAHHRLETRLAAFERAEAVRLFNSGYAANTGIIPALVGSEDAVFSDALNHASLVDGCRLSRARVCVYPHADVEALTRALAETPARRKLVVTDTVFSMDGDVAPLRDIVAACRAHGAALMVDEAHATGVLGARGAGLCDELGLESEVDLRMGTLSKALGVMGAYVATSREVADLLVSRARPFVFSTALPAHLCAAAEAAVDAVEGDPDLRERLWRNIRRFADGLRGLGVRAEPRSAVFPLILGEPERALDAARRLREAGVLVKAIRPPTVPEGTSRLRFCLSASHTVGHVDLALEALRSVGVRRG is encoded by the coding sequence GTGAGTGATGAAGCCGTCGCGGCGGCGTGGGCCCGGGAGGACCTGGAGGCCCTGTCCGAGCGCGGCCTGCGCCGCTACCTGGAGCCCCTGGACTCTCCCCAGGGGCCCGTGGTGCGCGTGGGGGGCGAGACGCTCGTCAACTTCTCGTCCAATGACTACCTGGGGCTGGCCGCGTCACCCACCGTGCGTGCCGCGGCGCTGGCCGCCGTGGAGCGCTACGGCGTGGGCACCGGTGCCAGCCGGTTGGTGGTGGGCGACACCGCCGCGCATCACCGGTTGGAAACGCGGCTGGCCGCCTTCGAGCGCGCGGAGGCCGTGCGCCTGTTCAACAGCGGCTACGCCGCCAACACCGGCATCATCCCCGCGCTGGTGGGGTCGGAGGACGCCGTCTTCTCCGATGCCCTCAACCACGCCTCGCTCGTGGATGGCTGCCGGCTGTCACGCGCCCGCGTCTGCGTCTATCCGCACGCGGACGTGGAGGCGCTCACGCGCGCCCTGGCGGAGACGCCCGCGCGCCGCAAGCTGGTGGTGACGGACACCGTCTTCTCCATGGACGGAGACGTGGCCCCGCTGCGCGACATCGTCGCCGCGTGCCGGGCCCACGGCGCCGCGCTGATGGTGGACGAAGCGCATGCCACCGGCGTGCTAGGCGCACGTGGAGCGGGCCTCTGCGATGAGCTGGGGTTGGAAAGCGAGGTGGACCTGCGCATGGGCACGCTGAGCAAGGCGCTGGGCGTCATGGGCGCGTACGTGGCGACCTCACGCGAGGTGGCGGACCTGCTGGTATCCCGCGCGCGGCCCTTCGTCTTCTCCACCGCGCTGCCCGCGCACCTGTGCGCCGCCGCCGAGGCCGCCGTGGACGCCGTGGAGGGCGACCCGGACCTGCGCGAGCGGCTGTGGCGCAACATCCGTCGCTTCGCGGACGGCCTGCGCGGCTTGGGCGTGCGCGCCGAGCCTCGCAGCGCCGTGTTCCCCCTCATCCTCGGCGAGCCCGAGCGGGCGCTGGACGCCGCGCGCCGTCTGCGCGAGGCGGGCGTGCTGGTGAAGGCCATCCGCCCGCCCACCGTTCCCGAGGGCACCAGCCGCCTGCGCTTCTGCCTGTCCGCTTCCCACACCGTGGGCCACGTGGACCTGGCGCTGGAGGCGCTGCGCAGCGTGGGAGTCCGCCGTGGCTGA
- a CDS encoding pyridoxal phosphate-dependent aminotransferase translates to MSRFSARTDFARTPNPLALALERLRASGRPLLDLTESNPTRVGLPLPDAALLAPEDAFSYEPESLGLASARQALVADFAARGAQVSEAHLLLTSSTSEAYGWLFKLLCEPGDNVLVPAPCYPLFEHLARLEGVQTRSYALPRAHGFGLDAGEVASACDARTRAVLVVNPGNPTGHFLHDGELAALADVCAHRQLALVCDEVFSPFASAPAPGRVATVAGRALPMLTFALSGLSKSAGLPGLKLAWTHVGGPAALRDEALARLDWVGDTYLPVGTLVQRVLPALLAHAPRFQAAVLERVRGNRQRLLAARPRDANWDVVPAEGGWSAVVRIPRAPGEEATCLALLDAGVRVQPGYFYDFGGGAFLVLSLLPQPEDFAAAVEVLARTLGP, encoded by the coding sequence GTGAGCCGCTTCTCCGCGCGGACGGACTTCGCACGGACACCCAACCCGCTGGCACTGGCGCTCGAGAGGCTCCGCGCCAGCGGGCGTCCCCTCCTGGACCTGACGGAATCCAACCCCACGCGTGTGGGGTTGCCCCTGCCGGACGCGGCGCTCCTGGCCCCCGAGGACGCCTTCTCCTACGAACCCGAGTCCCTGGGGCTCGCCTCCGCGCGACAGGCGCTGGTGGCGGACTTCGCGGCGCGGGGCGCCCAGGTTTCCGAAGCGCACCTGCTGCTGACCTCCAGCACCAGCGAAGCCTACGGCTGGCTCTTCAAGCTCCTGTGCGAGCCAGGGGACAACGTTCTCGTCCCGGCCCCCTGCTACCCCCTCTTCGAGCACCTCGCGCGCCTGGAGGGCGTCCAGACGCGTTCCTATGCCTTGCCGCGCGCGCATGGCTTCGGCCTGGACGCGGGGGAGGTGGCTTCGGCGTGCGACGCGCGCACCCGCGCGGTGCTGGTGGTGAACCCCGGCAACCCCACCGGCCACTTCCTGCACGACGGTGAACTGGCGGCGCTGGCGGACGTGTGCGCGCACCGCCAGCTGGCGCTCGTCTGCGACGAAGTCTTCTCGCCCTTCGCATCGGCGCCGGCGCCCGGGCGCGTGGCCACCGTGGCGGGGCGCGCGCTGCCGATGCTCACCTTCGCCCTCTCCGGCCTCTCCAAGTCCGCGGGGCTGCCCGGACTCAAGCTGGCGTGGACGCACGTGGGCGGGCCCGCGGCGCTCCGTGACGAGGCGCTGGCCCGGTTGGACTGGGTGGGGGACACGTACCTGCCCGTGGGCACGCTCGTGCAGCGGGTCCTGCCCGCGCTCCTGGCCCATGCGCCGCGCTTCCAGGCGGCGGTGCTGGAGCGGGTGAGGGGCAACCGCCAGCGCCTGCTCGCGGCCCGGCCTCGCGACGCCAACTGGGACGTGGTGCCGGCGGAGGGCGGGTGGAGCGCGGTGGTCCGGATTCCGAGGGCGCCCGGTGAGGAGGCCACCTGCCTGGCCCTGCTGGACGCGGGCGTGCGGGTGCAGCCGGGCTACTTCTACGACTTCGGCGGCGGCGCCTTCCTCGTGCTGTCGCTGCTGCCCCAGCCCGAGGATTTCGCCGCCGCCGTCGAGGTGCTCGCGCGGACGTTGGGGCCCTGA
- the bioB gene encoding biotin synthase BioB translates to MPDTATVSSESEFSGHAHVAAPPPAGVDVRHDWSLSEVRALYELPLLDLVHKAQTVHRAVFVDNKVQLCSLLSIKTGGCPEDCSYCPQAARYKTGVKAEKLMAVPDVLDAASKARAAGATRFCMGAAWREVKDGPQFDSVLEMVRGVRALGMEACATLGMLSESQAKRLREAGLSAYNHNLDTSPEHYGDIISTRTYEDRLRTLNRVRDAGISVCCGGIIGMGESVDDRCNLLRTLANQEHHPESVPINALVAVEGTPLQEQQRVETVDMVRTIATARILMPQSMVRLSAGRQQMNEEAQLLCMMAGANSLFFGEKLLTTGNPEYTQDMALLEKAGIRPLEPRQEG, encoded by the coding sequence ATGCCCGATACCGCCACTGTCTCCAGCGAGAGCGAGTTCTCTGGTCACGCCCACGTCGCCGCGCCGCCACCGGCGGGCGTGGACGTGCGCCATGACTGGTCGCTGTCGGAGGTGAGGGCCCTCTACGAACTCCCGCTGCTGGACCTGGTGCACAAGGCCCAGACGGTCCACCGGGCCGTGTTCGTGGACAACAAGGTCCAGCTCTGTTCGCTGCTGTCCATCAAGACGGGCGGCTGCCCGGAGGACTGCTCGTACTGCCCGCAGGCGGCTCGCTACAAGACGGGCGTCAAGGCGGAGAAGCTGATGGCCGTGCCGGACGTGCTGGATGCCGCGTCCAAGGCCCGCGCCGCCGGAGCCACCCGCTTCTGCATGGGCGCCGCGTGGCGCGAGGTGAAGGACGGTCCGCAGTTCGACAGCGTGCTGGAGATGGTGCGCGGCGTGCGCGCGCTGGGCATGGAGGCGTGTGCCACCCTGGGCATGCTCTCCGAGAGCCAGGCGAAGCGCCTGCGCGAGGCCGGCCTGTCCGCGTACAACCACAACCTGGACACGTCGCCCGAGCACTACGGCGACATCATCTCCACCCGCACCTATGAAGACCGCCTGCGCACGCTCAACCGCGTGCGCGACGCCGGCATCTCCGTGTGCTGCGGCGGCATCATTGGCATGGGCGAGTCGGTGGATGACCGCTGCAACCTGCTGCGCACCCTGGCCAACCAGGAGCACCACCCGGAGTCGGTGCCCATCAACGCGCTGGTGGCCGTGGAGGGCACGCCGCTGCAGGAGCAGCAGCGCGTGGAGACGGTGGACATGGTGCGCACCATCGCCACCGCGCGCATCCTGATGCCCCAGTCCATGGTGCGCCTGTCCGCGGGCCGGCAGCAGATGAACGAAGAGGCGCAACTGCTGTGCATGATGGCGGGCGCCAACTCACTCTTCTTCGGCGAGAAGCTGCTCACCACCGGCAACCCCGAGTACACCCAGGACATGGCCCTGCTGGAGAAGGCGGGAATCCGCCCCCTGGAGCCGCGTCAGGAAGGCTGA
- the radA gene encoding DNA repair protein RadA, which yields MAKAKTHYTCQACGYKTAKWLGKCPDCGAWSSLLEETDPKADERRPAWGASGGSARPMLLKEVSGETETRRRTGIAEFDRVLGGGVVSGSIVLLGGDPGIGKSTLLLAALDRLARHGPVLYVSGEESLRQTKMRAERLRVEGEAIHLFAETDAERVLTATEALKPQALVVDSIQTMYLPELGNAPGSITQVREVAGRLMAYAKRTGVPTFLVGHVTKEGSIAGPRVLEHMVDTVLYFEGERGHPFRILRAHKNRFGSTNEIGVFEMKGAGLVEVSDPSALFLSERPVGKSGSVVTSTLNGTRPLLVEVQALVAPTGYGTARRTAIGVDGNRVALLAAVLEKKEEIPLVGCDLFVNVAGGMQLTEPACDLAVCAALVSSLQNRPLDPKTLVLGEVGLAGEVRAVGQVEPRLAEAAKMGFQRVVMPAGSARRLEDAGPKMKIVGVETLGDALVAMFD from the coding sequence ATGGCGAAGGCGAAGACGCACTACACCTGTCAGGCGTGTGGATACAAAACGGCGAAGTGGCTCGGAAAGTGTCCGGACTGTGGCGCGTGGAGTTCCCTGCTGGAGGAGACGGACCCGAAGGCGGATGAACGACGTCCGGCCTGGGGTGCCTCGGGCGGTTCGGCGCGGCCCATGCTGCTCAAGGAAGTGAGCGGCGAGACGGAGACGCGCCGGCGCACGGGCATCGCCGAATTCGACCGCGTGCTGGGCGGCGGCGTGGTGAGTGGCTCCATCGTGCTGCTGGGTGGCGACCCGGGCATCGGCAAGTCCACACTGCTGCTGGCGGCGTTGGACAGGTTGGCGCGCCACGGACCGGTGCTCTACGTCTCCGGTGAAGAGAGCCTGCGACAGACGAAGATGCGCGCCGAGCGGCTCCGGGTGGAGGGAGAGGCCATCCACCTGTTCGCAGAGACGGACGCGGAGCGGGTGCTGACGGCGACGGAGGCGTTGAAGCCCCAGGCGCTGGTGGTGGACTCCATCCAGACCATGTACCTGCCGGAGCTGGGCAACGCGCCCGGCAGCATCACCCAGGTGCGCGAGGTGGCGGGCCGGCTGATGGCCTACGCGAAGCGCACGGGGGTGCCCACGTTCCTGGTAGGCCACGTGACGAAGGAAGGTTCCATCGCGGGCCCGCGCGTGTTGGAGCACATGGTGGACACGGTCCTCTACTTCGAGGGTGAGCGGGGCCACCCGTTCCGAATCCTGCGCGCGCACAAGAACCGCTTCGGCTCCACGAACGAGATTGGCGTCTTCGAGATGAAGGGCGCGGGGCTGGTGGAGGTGTCCGACCCCTCCGCCCTCTTCCTGTCGGAGCGGCCGGTGGGCAAGTCTGGCAGCGTGGTGACGAGCACGCTGAACGGTACGCGCCCACTGCTGGTGGAGGTGCAAGCGCTGGTGGCGCCCACGGGCTACGGCACCGCGCGGCGCACGGCGATTGGCGTGGACGGCAACCGCGTGGCGCTGCTGGCGGCGGTGCTGGAGAAGAAGGAAGAGATTCCGCTGGTGGGCTGTGACTTGTTCGTCAACGTGGCGGGCGGCATGCAGCTCACCGAGCCCGCGTGTGACCTCGCGGTGTGCGCGGCGCTGGTGAGCAGCCTCCAGAATCGTCCGTTGGATCCGAAGACGCTGGTGCTCGGAGAAGTGGGCCTCGCGGGAGAGGTGCGAGCGGTGGGTCAGGTGGAGCCCCGACTGGCGGAGGCCGCGAAGATGGGCTTCCAGCGCGTGGTGATGCCCGCGGGCAGCGCGCGGCGCCTGGAGGATGCAGGCCCGAAGATGAAGATCGTCGGCGTGGAGACGCTCGGCGACGCGCTCGTCGCGATGTTCGACTGA
- a CDS encoding phosphoenolpyruvate carboxykinase (GTP) has translation MASTQVAAEGQQAPTKNPTLLAWVAKMAEMTQPDSIVWCDGSEAEKKRLTDQAVKEGILIPLNPEKRPNSYLHRSNPNDVARVEHLTFICTPNKTDAGPTNNWMEPEAAYTKLGNLFTGCMKGRTMYVVPYAMGPIGSPFTKLGVELTDSIYVVLNMRIMARMGKQALDMLGDSDDFNRGLHSTGDVDPDRRYICHFPQDNTIWSFGSGYGGNVLLGKKCLALRIGSYLGREEGWMAEHMLILGVTSPKGETTYVAAAFPSACGKTNFAMMIPPPEYKGWKIETVGDDIAWMHPGKDGRLYAINPEAGYFGVVPGTNYKTNPNAMESIAKDTIFTNVALTADGDVWWEGKDGEVPDELTDWQGRPWKKGSAEKAAHPNSRFTAPMSNNPALSPKANDPTGVPISALIFGGRRSNTVPLVLQAFNWTHGVFLGATMGSETTAAATGKVGVVRRDPMAMLPFCGYHMGDYLQHWLDMQKHIAQLPKIFQVNWFRQDKNGKFMWPGFGENMRVLEWIVNRVHGRVPTQETLLGWVPRADQGLNLNGLDLASDVVAEVTSIKEDEWKSELKSQEVFFEQLGTKAPDALMLQRKLLMARLDH, from the coding sequence ATGGCTTCGACGCAAGTTGCGGCGGAGGGCCAGCAGGCCCCCACGAAAAATCCCACGCTCCTGGCCTGGGTGGCCAAGATGGCCGAGATGACCCAGCCGGACAGCATCGTCTGGTGTGACGGGTCCGAGGCGGAGAAGAAGCGGCTGACGGACCAGGCGGTGAAGGAGGGCATCCTCATCCCGCTGAACCCGGAGAAGCGCCCCAACAGCTACCTCCACCGCTCCAACCCGAACGACGTGGCGCGCGTGGAGCACCTCACGTTCATCTGCACGCCGAACAAGACGGACGCCGGCCCGACGAACAACTGGATGGAGCCCGAGGCGGCCTACACCAAGCTGGGCAACCTGTTCACCGGGTGCATGAAGGGCCGCACCATGTACGTGGTGCCCTACGCCATGGGCCCCATCGGCAGCCCCTTCACCAAGCTGGGCGTGGAGCTGACCGACAGCATCTACGTCGTGCTGAACATGCGCATCATGGCGCGCATGGGGAAGCAGGCGCTGGACATGCTGGGTGACAGCGACGACTTCAACCGCGGCCTGCACAGCACCGGCGACGTGGACCCCGACCGCCGCTACATCTGCCACTTCCCCCAGGACAACACCATCTGGAGCTTCGGCTCCGGCTACGGCGGCAACGTGCTGCTGGGCAAGAAGTGCCTCGCGCTGCGCATCGGCAGCTACCTGGGCCGCGAGGAAGGCTGGATGGCCGAGCACATGCTCATCCTGGGTGTCACCAGCCCCAAGGGTGAGACGACCTACGTCGCCGCCGCCTTCCCGTCCGCGTGTGGCAAGACGAACTTCGCGATGATGATTCCGCCCCCCGAGTACAAGGGCTGGAAGATTGAGACCGTCGGCGACGACATCGCGTGGATGCACCCCGGCAAGGATGGCCGCCTGTACGCCATCAACCCGGAGGCCGGCTACTTCGGCGTGGTGCCCGGCACCAACTACAAGACGAACCCCAACGCGATGGAGTCCATCGCCAAGGACACCATCTTCACCAACGTGGCGCTGACGGCGGACGGCGATGTGTGGTGGGAGGGCAAGGACGGCGAGGTCCCCGACGAGCTCACCGACTGGCAGGGCCGCCCCTGGAAGAAGGGCAGCGCGGAGAAGGCGGCGCACCCCAACAGCCGCTTCACCGCGCCCATGTCCAACAACCCGGCGCTGAGCCCCAAGGCCAACGATCCGACGGGCGTGCCCATCTCCGCGCTCATCTTCGGCGGCCGCCGCTCCAACACCGTCCCACTGGTGCTCCAGGCCTTCAACTGGACCCACGGCGTGTTCCTGGGCGCCACCATGGGCAGCGAGACGACGGCCGCGGCCACCGGCAAGGTCGGCGTCGTGCGCCGCGACCCCATGGCCATGCTGCCCTTCTGCGGCTACCACATGGGTGACTACCTCCAGCACTGGCTGGACATGCAGAAGCACATCGCCCAGCTGCCGAAGATCTTCCAGGTCAACTGGTTCCGCCAGGACAAGAACGGCAAGTTCATGTGGCCGGGCTTCGGCGAGAACATGCGCGTGCTGGAGTGGATCGTGAACCGCGTCCACGGCCGCGTCCCCACCCAGGAGACGCTGCTGGGCTGGGTGCCCCGCGCCGACCAGGGCCTCAACCTCAATGGCCTGGACCTGGCCTCCGACGTGGTGGCGGAAGTCACGTCCATCAAGGAGGACGAATGGAAGTCCGAGCTGAAGAGCCAGGAGGTCTTCTTCGAGCAGCTCGGCACCAAGGCGCCGGACGCGCTGATGCTCCAGCGCAAGCTGCTGATGGCGCGCCTGGACCACTGA
- a CDS encoding AHH domain-containing protein: MLLRWALLPLLLFAVSCSASRRVRLDIGDEAPILVAPPDATEANLRASQVEAGAFQEALARLAWDVRPARQPLNHARLLMGVPRRSGVYWYEGRSQRLIPQDESDQGPRLRMSYADDELTRAYGPWCHRKGQSRDCLRLLDEGPLIASDGKYALAMAIAMDSVWEETTEALEGMTDPQAVMATVTASVSMYLLLWALPEPTSKGVAALITATAIAYLGVDMVWRLLDGWVSLVRTVDHATTFEQLSEAGESYGEVLGVNAARVFVMLATAAIGSTAGLAAKSSSLPNSAQAALAIESQAGLRFTSIGNVGSVAMTAEGFTVALAPTAVAMSTQDSSKRWTHRHHLATNKNSVSTARGGPWTPRFEEFFKKAGMELKDPENIVPVQGHHGPHPQEYHALVFARLRDATRACRTVESCRKALTSALSEMAEEVITQGTELNRLVTRGK; encoded by the coding sequence ATGCTGCTTCGATGGGCGCTGCTGCCACTCCTGCTCTTCGCCGTGAGCTGTTCGGCCTCTCGCCGCGTGCGTCTCGACATCGGCGATGAGGCACCCATCCTCGTCGCACCTCCGGACGCGACAGAGGCCAATCTACGAGCTTCCCAAGTAGAGGCTGGTGCGTTTCAAGAAGCGCTGGCGAGACTCGCCTGGGACGTGCGGCCCGCTCGACAGCCACTGAATCACGCACGACTCCTGATGGGCGTACCTCGGCGGAGCGGCGTGTACTGGTACGAGGGCCGCAGCCAGCGGCTCATCCCCCAAGACGAAAGCGACCAAGGTCCTCGCTTACGGATGTCGTACGCGGACGACGAACTCACGCGAGCGTACGGCCCGTGGTGTCACCGCAAGGGCCAGTCTCGCGATTGCCTGCGCCTCCTGGACGAAGGGCCGCTCATTGCGAGCGACGGCAAGTACGCGTTGGCCATGGCCATCGCCATGGACTCGGTCTGGGAGGAGACCACCGAAGCGTTGGAAGGCATGACGGACCCTCAGGCCGTGATGGCAACGGTGACAGCGTCGGTGAGCATGTATCTGCTTCTCTGGGCGCTGCCGGAACCCACGAGCAAGGGAGTCGCAGCGCTCATCACCGCGACCGCCATTGCCTATCTGGGAGTCGACATGGTGTGGCGGCTGCTTGACGGATGGGTGTCACTGGTCCGAACGGTGGACCACGCCACTACGTTCGAGCAACTCAGCGAAGCCGGCGAGTCCTACGGAGAAGTCCTTGGCGTGAATGCAGCCCGGGTCTTCGTCATGCTGGCCACTGCCGCCATCGGAAGCACCGCGGGGCTCGCGGCAAAGTCCTCGTCACTGCCCAACTCCGCGCAGGCAGCCCTCGCCATCGAATCCCAGGCAGGGCTTCGATTCACGTCCATTGGCAACGTGGGTTCGGTGGCGATGACCGCCGAGGGTTTTACCGTCGCCCTGGCCCCCACCGCCGTGGCCATGTCGACGCAGGACTCTTCAAAACGCTGGACGCACCGGCACCATCTCGCCACGAACAAAAACAGCGTGTCCACGGCACGCGGTGGCCCCTGGACACCGAGGTTCGAGGAGTTCTTCAAGAAGGCGGGGATGGAGCTGAAGGACCCAGAGAACATCGTCCCCGTTCAGGGACATCATGGACCGCACCCACAGGAGTATCATGCGTTGGTCTTCGCGAGACTCCGTGATGCAACCCGAGCATGCCGCACCGTGGAGTCCTGTCGGAAGGCGCTGACCTCGGCGCTCAGCGAAATGGCGGAGGAAGTCATCACGCAGGGAACAGAGCTCAACAGGCTCGTGACCCGGGGCAAGTAA
- a CDS encoding ABC transporter substrate-binding protein, with the protein MRALRLMMTGSTLLMAGCSFTTASGLTECETSSDCETAQVCTAGYCLPQPEGCGVVYGPASAANAIPLGAAVPLSTSDGPDESEVQALNAIKLALDEINQREGVNGRPFVLHICDTRSEPNRAAEQAQWLMRERQVPMIFTSSSAQALAVSSFTVPNGVLMMTYSATSPDLAAINDQNGTTAGLVWRTAPSDVLQGRIIGDLLQGAILVNGAPLYDSISKVGISYVNDAYGQGLFGVTLGRIDTTQRTVTSAQYARNSADVSSVVQHITTSLPDVEVLIGFSEDNARIINQTAAAGRNTQRWFFTDAGKDRGLFTSLGANAALVDDSYGTSPAQARPDLVYQLFAQRFRSAFNQTDPGQYSFTAHAYDAMYLVALGAAYAAGPDVNNPQAITGARMADGLALVTPGEAGTSLNYNLGTEGFAGARAAIRNGQVINVTGASGDLDFDATGEAPSEYELFRVKDGGFQTVQLIAPPTE; encoded by the coding sequence ATGCGCGCGCTGCGATTGATGATGACGGGAAGCACCCTGCTGATGGCCGGGTGCAGCTTCACCACCGCCAGTGGGCTGACCGAGTGCGAGACGTCCTCTGACTGTGAAACCGCGCAGGTATGCACCGCTGGCTACTGCCTGCCGCAGCCAGAGGGCTGTGGAGTGGTCTATGGCCCGGCCTCCGCGGCCAACGCCATTCCCCTGGGCGCCGCGGTGCCGCTGAGCACCTCCGACGGCCCGGACGAGTCCGAGGTGCAGGCGCTCAACGCCATCAAGCTGGCGCTCGACGAAATCAACCAGCGCGAGGGCGTCAACGGCCGGCCCTTCGTCCTCCACATCTGCGACACGCGCTCGGAGCCGAACCGCGCCGCCGAGCAGGCCCAGTGGCTGATGCGTGAGCGCCAGGTGCCGATGATCTTCACCTCCAGCAGCGCCCAGGCGCTCGCGGTGTCCTCGTTCACCGTGCCCAACGGCGTGCTGATGATGACGTACAGCGCCACCAGCCCGGACCTCGCCGCCATCAACGACCAGAACGGCACCACGGCAGGCCTCGTCTGGCGGACGGCCCCGTCCGACGTGCTGCAGGGCCGCATCATCGGAGACCTGCTCCAGGGCGCCATCCTGGTGAACGGCGCACCGCTCTACGACAGCATCTCCAAGGTCGGCATCAGCTACGTGAATGACGCCTACGGGCAAGGCCTCTTCGGCGTGACGCTGGGGCGCATCGACACCACCCAGCGGACCGTGACGTCCGCCCAGTACGCCCGCAACAGCGCCGACGTCTCCAGTGTGGTGCAGCACATCACCACCAGTCTGCCGGATGTCGAGGTCCTCATCGGCTTCTCCGAGGACAACGCGCGCATCATCAACCAGACGGCTGCCGCGGGCCGGAACACCCAGCGGTGGTTCTTCACCGACGCCGGCAAGGACCGGGGCCTCTTCACCTCGCTGGGCGCCAACGCCGCGCTCGTGGACGATTCCTACGGCACGTCTCCAGCGCAGGCCCGTCCAGACCTCGTCTATCAACTGTTCGCCCAGCGCTTCCGCTCCGCCTTCAACCAGACGGACCCGGGCCAGTACTCCTTCACCGCGCACGCGTATGACGCCATGTACCTGGTGGCGCTCGGCGCCGCGTACGCCGCCGGTCCCGACGTCAACAACCCGCAGGCCATCACCGGCGCGCGCATGGCGGACGGCCTTGCGCTCGTGACGCCGGGCGAGGCAGGCACGTCCCTGAACTACAACCTGGGCACGGAGGGCTTCGCGGGCGCTCGCGCGGCCATCCGCAATGGACAGGTCATCAACGTGACGGGCGCCAGCGGCGACCTCGACTTCGACGCCACGGGCGAGGCGCCGTCCGAGTACGAGCTGTTCCGCGTGAAGGACGGCGGGTTCCAGACGGTGCAGCTCATCGCGCCGCCCACGGAGTGA
- a CDS encoding GlsB/YeaQ/YmgE family stress response membrane protein → MGIIAFLVIGLLAGLIARALMPGNQSMGLLATTLLGIAGSFVGGFVASLFRSDGRVFDLHPTGLLFSVLGALLVLFLVGLAGRGRRVHV, encoded by the coding sequence ATGGGGATTATCGCGTTTCTGGTCATTGGCCTTCTCGCGGGTCTCATTGCCCGCGCGCTCATGCCGGGCAACCAGTCGATGGGGCTCCTCGCCACCACGCTGCTGGGGATCGCCGGCTCCTTCGTGGGCGGTTTCGTCGCTTCGCTCTTCCGCAGTGATGGCCGCGTCTTCGACCTGCACCCGACAGGGCTCCTGTTCTCCGTCCTGGGCGCACTCCTGGTGTTGTTCCTGGTGGGCCTGGCAGGCAGGGGCCGCCGCGTCCACGTCTAG
- the bioD gene encoding dethiobiotin synthase — protein MAERGKPFQIFVTGTDTGVGKTQASCALLSLLADAGLRPQGFKPYESGCASLRAPADALALRAAAGSSLSVDEVCPHRFRLPVAPGVAASRLGREPDWDVTLAAWRRLCGGNAVVEGAGGLFVPLDSKHDVIDLIATLRLPVLLVARAGLGTLNHAALSLQALAARRIPVRAVLLSRGTSAKDVSERDNRRLLESRHGVPVLGPVPYLPDARRRHAAFRRALRPLLP, from the coding sequence GTGGCTGAGCGTGGCAAGCCGTTCCAGATTTTCGTGACGGGCACGGACACCGGCGTGGGGAAGACGCAGGCGTCGTGCGCGCTCCTGTCGCTGCTGGCGGACGCGGGGCTGCGGCCCCAGGGCTTCAAGCCCTACGAGAGCGGCTGCGCGTCCCTGCGTGCACCCGCGGACGCGCTGGCCCTGCGCGCGGCGGCGGGCAGCTCGCTGAGCGTGGATGAAGTGTGTCCTCACCGCTTCCGCCTGCCCGTGGCCCCCGGCGTGGCCGCCAGCCGCCTGGGACGCGAGCCCGACTGGGACGTCACGCTGGCCGCGTGGCGTCGGCTGTGCGGGGGCAACGCCGTGGTGGAGGGGGCAGGGGGCCTGTTCGTGCCGCTGGACTCGAAGCACGACGTCATCGACCTCATTGCCACCTTGCGCCTGCCGGTGCTGCTGGTGGCGCGCGCGGGCCTGGGCACGCTCAACCACGCCGCGCTGTCGCTCCAGGCGCTGGCCGCGCGCCGCATTCCCGTGCGGGCCGTGCTGCTGTCGCGCGGGACGTCCGCGAAGGATGTTTCGGAGCGCGACAACCGGCGGCTCCTGGAGTCGCGGCACGGCGTCCCGGTGCTGGGACCGGTGCCCTATCTTCCCGACGCGCGGCGCCGCCATGCCGCGTTTCGCCGCGCGCTGCGGCCGTTGCTGCCCTGA